A region of the Stieleria neptunia genome:
GTTGTAGACCAGGTCGTTCCATTCGGGGATCAAGTTATCGATCGGACATCCCGTGCCGGACTGACAAAACGGGACGCCGCAATCCATGCAACGGGCGCCTTGCTCGCGGAGGTGATCGATTTTGTGCTCGGTGTAGATTTCGTCGTAATCGTTCAGTCGAACGACCGGCAATCGCCACGGTACTTTTTTACGATCAAACTCTTTGAATCCGGTTGGCTTTCCCATCAGTCTGCTCTTGGTCTTACGTTGGAATGTGTTGGAGGTGAAGATGTTGCGGCAAGCGGGAAGCTTGCCGCACTGGGGTTGGCAAGCGGGACGCTTACCCCACCGGGGTCGCTTGTTCTTTTTGTGCCAGCAGCACGCGTTTGTAGTCGACGGGCATGACTTTGACACATTGCGACAGGAACGTCTCCCAATCCTCCAGTGCCTCGGCGGCGACTTCGCTGCCGGTGTACTGCTTGTGTCGGGTGATCAATTCTTTGATTTCGGCTTCCTCGTCCGGATCGTCGATCCGCTCCAATTCCACCAACGCCAGGTTGCACTTGATATTGAAATCACCGGCGCGGTCCCAGACGTAGGCGATCCCTCCGGACATCCCGGCGGCAAAGTTCCGACCGGTTTCACCCAGGATCACAACGCGTCCTCCCGTCATGTATTCACAACCATGATCGCCGACGCCTTCGACGACGGTCTTGGCTCCGCTGTTTCGCACACAGAAACGCTCCGCCGCACGGCCGCGGAAAAACGCTTCTCCGCCGGTCGCACCGTACAGGCACACGTTGCCGACCAAGATGTTGTCTTGCGACTTGAAACTGCTCTGCTTGGGCGGATAGACGATGATGCGACCACCGCTGAGCCCCTTGCCGACGTAGTCGTTGGCGTCGCCTTCCAAGTCGATGGTGATGCCGTGGGCCAAGAAGGCGCCCAAACTTTGTCCCGCCGATCCGGTCAATTGAAGTCGGATCGTGTCGTCGGGCAGCCCCATTTGGCCGTACACCTTGGCGACCTCGTTGCTGAGGATCGTTCCCACCGTACGATTGATGTTGATGATCGGTGATTCGATCACGATCGGTTCTTTGGTCTGAATCGACTCGCGTGCCTTGTCCAACAAGACCGTCATGTCGAGTGATTTTTCCAGGCCGTGATCTTGGGCCTGGCTGCAAATCACTTTGACGTCCGGATTCGGTTTGGTCGCAACTCGCAGGATCGCGGTCAAATCCAATCCGTCGGCTTTCCAGTGTTTGATCGCGTCGTCGGTGTGCAACACGTCGCTACGGCCGACCATTTCGTCGATCGTTCGGAAACCGAGTTCGGCCATGATGCGACGTGCTTCTTCGGCCACCATGAACAGGTAATTGACGACGTGCTCGGGCTTGCCGGAGAACTTTTCACGCAGATAGGGATCTTGTGTCGCGATCCCGACCGGGCAGGTGTTCAGATGACACTTCCGCATCATGATGCAACCGAGCGTGATCAACGGTGCGGTCGAAAATCCGAACTCTTCGGCCCCCAACAAGGCGGCGATCACGACGTCACGACCGGTTTTCAGTCCGCCGTCTGTCTGCAACACGACGCGGCTGCGAAGGTTGTTCAGCACCAACACCTGGTGCGTCTCGGCAATCCCCAACTCCCACGGTAAACCGGCATGTTTGATACTGGTCAATGGCGACGCCCCGGTTCCGCCGGTGTCGCCGGAGATCAGGATGTGATCGGCGAACGCCTTGGCCACACCGCTGGCGATCACACCGACACCGACCTCGGAAACCAATTTGACACTGATCCGGGCGGCACGATTGGCGTTTTTCAAATCGTGAATCAGCTGCGCCAAGTCTTCGATCGAGTAGATGTCGTGGTGCGGCGGAGGGCTGATCAGCCCCACACCGGGCGTGCTGTAACGAATCCGCGCGATGTTGTTGTCGACCTTCTTGCCCGGCAGCTCACCGCCTTCACCCGGCTTGGCTCCCTGCGAGATCTTGATTTGGATCTCATCGGCGTTGGTCAAGTATTCGATCGTGACCCCGAAGCGACCCGAGGCGACTTGTTTGATCGCCGAACGCTTGGAATCGCCGTTTTCCAGCGGTTGGAATCGCAACGGGTCTTCTCCGCCTTCACCCGTGTTGCTTTTCCCGCCCAAACGGTTCATCGCGATCGCCAAGGTCTCGTGCGATTCGGCACTGATGCTGCCGAAACTCATCGCGCCGGTGCAGAAACGTTTGACGATTTCCGACGCCGGTTGAACTTCTTCCAGCGGGATCGAGTTTCCGGTTTCCTTGAATCGCAACAGCCCGCGGAGGGTGCAGCGGGAACGGTTGTCGGAGTTGATCTTGCCGGCAAATTTCCAGTACGCGTCTTCGTTGTTGTTCCGCGCGGCGATTTGCAAGTCCGCGATCGAATCGGGCGACCAGGCGTGTTTTTCGCCTTCGGCCCGCCAATGGTATTCACCCAAGTTGGGCAGTGTCGGCAGATTATCGCTCTTGCGTTTGGGATAACCCAATGCATGGCGACGCAGCGTTTCTTCGGCGATCACGTCAAACGAGACGCCTTGAATGCGGCTGGCGGTGCCGACAAAGCACTTGCCGATCACCTCGTCCTTCAAGCCCAGGGCTTCAAAGATCTGGGCGCCCTTGTAGCTTTGCAGTGTGCTGATGCCCATCTTGGCCATCACCTTGAGCATGCCCTTGGCGACGCCCTTGCGATAGGCGGCGACGATCTTGTCATCATCCAACGACGGGTCCATCAAGGCGTCGCGACGCGCTTGCCAGAGCGCCTCAAAGGCCAAGTAGGGATTGATCGCATCGGCACCGTAACCGATCAACAGGCAGTGGTGGTGAACTTCGCGGGCCTCGCCCGTTTCGACCACCAGACCGATTCGCGTCCGCTTGGCCTGTTTGACCAAGTGATGATGGACCGCTCCGACCGCCAACAGGGCACTGACCGGAACGCGGTCGGGTCCGATCTTGCGGTCCGAAAGCACCACCAATTCGATCCCCGCGTCGGCCGCGGATTCCGCTTCCGCAGAGATTCGGTCCAACGTGGCTTGCAACCCCGCCTTGCCTTCGCTGCGATCGAAGGTGATGTCGATCACGCGACTTTGCCAGCCTTCGTGGTTGATGTGCGACAGCGCGGCGAGTTCCTCGTTCGTCAAAATCGGATGCTCGACCAACAAACGATGGCAGTGCGCCGGCGTTGCGTCCAACAAGTTTTGCTCGGGCCCGATGTAGCATTCCAGCGACATGATCACCTCTTCGCGAATCGAATCGATCGCCGGGTTGGTGACTTGCGCGAACAACTGCTTGAAATAGTCATAGATCATGCGGGGCTTGTCCGACAGACACGCCAGCGCGCTGTCGTTGCCCATCGAGCCGACCGGGTCACGCAGGTCTCGGACCAACGGACGCAACATGAAATTCATCGTTTCGCTGGTGTATCCGAACGCTTGCATGCGGTGCAGCAGCGTGTCACTGTCAAAACCGTGCGGTTCCGCTTCCGGATGCAGGTCCGACAGTCGAATGCGTTCTTGACGGAGCCAATCGCCGTAGGGCATCGCTTTGGCGAAGTTGGTCTTCAGCTCCTCGTCGGGGATCAGTCGCCCCTGTTCGAAGTCGATCAAAAACATCTTGCCCGGCTGCAAACGCCCCTTCTCTTTGACGATCGCCGGATCGACCGGCAGCACGCCGACTTCGCTGGCCATGATCACGCGGTCATCGTGCGTGACGTAATAACGACTGGGGCGCAATCCGTTCCGGTCAAGTGTCGCACCGATGTAGGACCCGTCGGTAAATGCGATCGACGCCGGCCCGTCCCACGGTTCCATCATGCACGAAAAATACTCATAGAACGCACGTTTGTCTTCGCTCATCGAATCGTGTTTCTGCCAGGCTTCGGGAACCATCATCATGATGGCTTCCTGCAGCGTGCGTCCGTTCATCAACAGAAACTCGAGCACGTTGTCGAACGTTCCCGAATCGCTGCAATCGGGCTCGACGACCGGAAACAGTTTTTGCAGGTCGTCACCGAACAACTTGCTTTCGGCAGTCCCCTGACGTGCCTTCATCCAGTTGCTGTTGCCACGCAGCGTGTTGATCTCGCCGTTGTGGCTCATGAAACGCAACGGCTGGGCGCGGTCCCAACTGGGGAACGTGTTGGTCGAAAACCGGCTGTGGACCATCGCCAGGTGCGTTTTGAAATCCGGATCGCGGAGATCGGGATAGTAGGGCAACAGTTGCGCCGGCGTCAGCATCCCCTTGTAGATGATCACCTTGGTGCTGAGCGAGCAGATGTAAAACATCAACGCCTGCTTGAGCGTCTTGCTGCCGCGCAACAGGTGGCTGGCGCGTTTGCGAATCATGTACAGCTCACGCTCGAACGCTTCGCCCTTGAGTCCATCGGCGGCACCGACGAACAGTTGTTCGATCACCGGTTCGGCAGCCCGTGCGGTCGGACCGACGTCGGCGAAATCGGTCGCCTGATGCACGTCGCGCCAGCCGTAGAAAACCTGGCCGCGATCGGCGATCAGCTTTTCGATCGTCTGCTTGCACTCGGCACGTTCGGCGGCGTCCTGCGGCAGGAACACCAACCCGGCGCTGAAACGCCCCGGCTCGGGCAAGTCCACGCCCAAATCTTCCTTGGCGACCTTGGCAAGAAACTTGTGCGGTAGTCCACACATCATGCCGCAGCCGTCACCGGTGTTCGGTTCGCAACCACAGGCACCACGGTGATCCATCGCGCGGAGAATCTCGTCGGCATCGAGCACGTTTTGATGGCTGGGCACACCCTTGATGTGAGCGATGAACCCGACCCCACACGCGTCTTTCTCGTGCTCAGGGTCATACAACCCTTGCTTCTTGGGCAGATGAAACAGTGGATCACGCATCTCGATTTCTTTCGTTGATGTCATCGGAGTGAAGGCTTCAGTTTCGTGTGGGGGAATGATTCGCGTCTGCGGATGCGAATCGTGAGCTTGTTAGGTGTGTGATTGGAAACGGGCCGTCGCGGCGGTCTACGCGACGACGGAGGTACCGGGGACGATTGGCGGCCCCTGCGATTGCGACTTGTGACGACTGCGTCCGCCACGTTTGTCTCGGTCAGGTTCCAAAGGGCGACCCAACAACAGCGATCCGAATTCGTATCCGGCCGCACTCGGACGCCCCGAGCGTCGGAAAACGATCCCGAGCGGACGGACCATCCGCAACGCACGACAGGCGACGACCCGCAACGCGCCGGTCGCCGTCTCACGCCGGACCGCCGCCTCGGGCAGAAACCCCGCCCCGTCGTTCGCCTGAATCGCTCGCACGAGCGAATCGGCATTGTCAAATTCGTTTCGAAAATCGACGCGGATCCCCGATCGCTTTAACGTCGCGTCGATCATCCGCCGCAATTCAAGGCTGCGATCGAATCCGATCATCTCGATGCCATCCAGATCCGACAGCTCCGCCTCGCTGCGACGAGCCAACGGATGCTTTGACGCACATACCAACCGCACCGGCTCCTTCTGCCACGGCACCACAACGAGTTGCTTGTTCGCCTTGGGAAAACTGACCAACCCGATTTCCGCATCGCCGTTGACCACGTTCCGGATCACCGCCTCGTTCTGGCAGTAACCGATTCGCACGTCGACATCCGGATACAAATGACCGAATTCCTCGATCGCTTCGGGCATGTAACTCAGTCCCACCGAATAGATCGCCGCCACATGCAACGGCCCCGATAACCCGCGTCCGGCCGTGATCACGCGTTCTTCTAATCGGTGGTACTCCGCCAAAATCTCTCGCAGCCCGCCGTGATAATTCGTCCCCGCAGCGGTCAGCGACAACGGTCGTGTCGAACGATCGATCAGTTGAACGCCGAGTGACTCTTCGAGATGCTGGATCGCTTGACTGGCCGCACTCTGTGTCACGCCACGAGCCTCCGCAGCTTTGGAAAAGCTACGCAGCTGGGCGACGTCACAGAAAATCTCAAGCGTTCGTAGTTGCAAATGTAATCCAGAATTAGCTTGGCTAATATTGTCAGTCCTGACAGTTCGGACCTGCTAATGGGAAGTTAAGCGGGCTTGAAACGGTCGTCAAGCCACGGAAGCCGGCGTCAACCGTCAACGCACCTAACGCGCCTTAATCCGCCGCTATCCGCCCAGAATGCGGAGATCTTTCGGGGGGAACGGATAGGGCACTGGCGTTTTTCGGCACCCGATGTGAACCGAATCACCGTCCTGGCGCGCTGAATCGCGCATACCTTCGACGCCCTGCGTTCAACACGCACCGGGGAACCGCGTTCAACACGCACCGGGGAACGATGATCAAGTCCATAGCTCTGGCGCGCTGCATGCAGCGGCGAAACCCGATCCCAGCGACTCTCAATCACCGCTCGGCTTGAATCGCTGGGGAAGTGTGAATGAATAAATCACAATCAGTGATCCAACGCTCAACACCAACCACGGAAACCACTCTTTGGGTTGCCAAGTGATCGTGGTCTGTCCGGCGATACTGGAAGGATTGAAGAATTCTTTCGCGCTCGAACCGCGATTGGAGTAGATGTTCGCGCTGTCGATCACCAGCGATTCGAAACCGACGATGATCGCCATGATGCCCAGCGCAATAAAAAATGCACGCCACATCGGAAGGTGTCTCCGGAAAAGGTGGTGATGGGGATTGCCGAACGATCGCCAGCGGGAATGCCCGCATAGAACGACGCCGGCGATTGGTGCCTAAGCGGTTCATCGTCCAAAGCAATGCTTGCAAATCAACGAGAGCACCCCAGACGCTAGGAGCGTCACGTTCGCGCTAATTCGACTCCCCGACTGTTCGTCCATCACGCTCAGACGCATCGCCTGCCAAAACAATCATCCCACGCGTGCCGGCCAACCCCGCGAAACGTTTCCCGACCTATCCTTCCATTGAATCGTTCCAACGGACCGCCGATGCCCGACAGATCAAGATGTTAACGGAAACGCACGAGTCACCGACAAAACAAGAATCACCCGATCGATCGGAAATCGCCTCGCAACCGGATGATCCGCGGCGCGTGACGGCGTGGCCGATGGTTCGAATACTTGTGGTTGCGAGAAAAATCTGCGGCGGAACATTCTTCGTCGTTCTGTTTATTGACGAGTGCTTCAAACTCGGCGACGTGTCGGTGCAATTGACGCCCTATGCGTTCTGGATGGGATTGGTCGTGGCGGCGGTGGCTTGGCCCTTGGTCCCGTTCCTGCTGAAACGATACCGCGAACCACACTTTGTAACGGCCGACTCGGGTTCGATCTATTTCTATCGCCGGCGGTCCGACGATGCCCTCGACGAAGCGGGCTTTCGCATCACCAGAGGGTTCCGTGTCTTGGGAGAACCGTTTGCCAATCGTTGCGAGATTCATCTCGGTTGTCGGCAGATGGTGATCGCCTTGTTCCGAATCATGGACTGCACCCGAACCACCGAATTGCTGACGATCACCGAGTCGGGACGCGTCATCCTGACCCGTTCAGACGCTTCGCATGAAGACGAACCCGACGTGGACGCCCTGCCGTCGATCGTCGTCACCACCATCGCTGAATCCCCGTTCGAAGAGATGCTTGCCGTTCATCTTCGGACGGCGACCGAAGCGTCCGAAGAAGCAGATTCAGTGATCGTCGAACTGAACGAGAACGATCTGGTCGACGTGCTGCGTTATGCCAACCGCGCCCACCACAACATGAAAGTCAAACGCGGCGCGGCACGCGGGCTTGTCGGACCGATGACCTACGGTCGTTTCCGATTCCCCCTGGGAATCGTCTAGTGGGTGTCCAGCTCTGAAGGACCGTCCGGCCTAGGACGACCACTTTTTCAAGTACGACGGCCCTTCCGGGCCGTCGTCCCGAGGGCTCGCCCCGACGCCGCACAACGATCCGCTGACCGGATTTCGCTAGTACGACGGCCCTTCCGGGCCGTCGTCCCGATCATTGCTCTCTATCGCGTTTCGTCTCCTTCATCAGCCGGACGGTCGCTTTCGGCGTAGAGCTTTGCCAGGTCCAATAGAATCGGCAGCGCGTGTTGGCGAAGCTGTTCCGGATCGGCATCGCTGAACCGGTCGCGAACATCGCGGAGTTTTGATTCCAGCTCGTCTCGCAACACCAGTTGCTCGTCGGTCAGCTGCGGGCCGCGATCGCTGACCGGAATACTGAAGCGACTGGCCAGTTCGCCGTCGACTTTTGCGTCCCCCTTTGACGTCGCTTTGCCCAGCACCAGCGACAACGACGATCCCTTCCGGTCATCGTTGTCTTCCAACAAGGCGTGTTCGGTCGCCAAACGGCCTTGTTCTTTGTAGAAGCGATCCACGTCGACGGCGGCCTTCAAAAACGCTTCGCGAACACTGACCGAATCATCGTGATCCAAATCGGCGTCCGCGGCACCAAACGCGGCGGCGAAGTATTCGCCGAACCGGGCAAAATTCTGCTCCGATCCGCTCTTGGTTGCCGTCACGATGACGCGATTTTTGCCGGACAATCGGTTCACAAACGGACCACTCGACGAGCTGCAGTTGGCGATCACCAGCGGCCGTCGGATCGAATCGAGCCAGCTGCCGAATTCTTTCGCATTCACATCGGGGCCGACCAGATTGAAGTCCGCCGACGCTCCGTCCCATGTTCCGTGACCGATCAAGATCAACCACAGCGGACGGCCGCTGGTGGTCGACGCGGACCGTTTCAGCGCTTCTTGAAGTTGGTCGCGATCAGTGGTCTCGCGGTCAGGGCTCTCCCGATCGTCTCCGGTCGGTCCGATCCGTTGCATCGTCAGCCCGGCCCGCTGACTGGTCGCCTTCCATGTCTCGGACCACTGGGCAAACGCCTCACCGAACTCGTCCGCCCCCGGTGCACCGACAACCACGATCACGTCCACCGGTTCCGCCGCGTCATCGGCCCGCGCGACCGCCCCCACCACAACCAACAACAACCAAAGTGGCGTAAGCTTCCAGCTTGCGATCTGCAAAAGTGGGGTAAGCATCTTGCTTGCCGTGCGGCCAATTCTTGGCCGGGGGTCGCAAGCTGGAAGCTTACGCCACTTTTGTTCACGGCAAGCTGGAAGCTTACCCCACGTTTTCAAACCGATGCTCATGCCAGCCCTCTCCATCGACGAAGTCCCCATTCTCCGCACAGACAACCGAGCGCCAACGCGATCACCCAGCCGCGATGCCAGAGCGGGAAGACCCAGGTTTCCATCACGGGGACTTTCTCGGACTTCAGCCGCCGCGCCATCAAATTCAAATCTTCTTCCGCGATGATGTCTCCACCGCTTTGCTCGGCAATCCGCTGCAGCAACGCCCGATTGACTCCCAACGTGTCAAACTCTCGTCCCGCGATTTGGCGGCTCCAACCGACCGTGGGCGTGCCGACCAGTTCGCCGTCTTCGGCGCGAACCTCGGCGGTCGCCATGTATTGTCCGGGTTGGTCGTCGTAGTAGGCCACCGAATACGCGCCGGGGATTTCTCCGATCGGCTTGGCATCCAACGTCAGCGAGTCGCCGCCGGGGCGAAACACGTTGACGGTGATCGTCGGGTTTTCCAGAGGCATAAACGCTTCGTCCAGCGCATCGACACGCAGCACCATCGAGTCGTCGTTGTCGGGTCCGGGTTTGGCCGACAATTCGGCGCGACGCGGCACGTCGCCGACCAGCCAGCGGGTGATCTGGCGCCAAGCCTGGGCGGCGTCGTCGGGGTTTTGGGGATCGGGTTGCATCGACCATCTCCAGAGGTCCGCGATGGTGATCGCCCCGACTTTGCCTTTACCGAAACGTTGGACCGCGATCGCCGGTTGAACCTGCCCGCCGCCGCCTTTGACCGTCGCCAGTTGATAGGCACCGGGTTTCAAGCTGCCGACGACGTTGACCGAATCGAACTGCGGCATCGTCCGCAGACGCTTCGTCTCGGCGTCGGCTGTTTTGCGCAATCGCATCCAAGGTTGCAACATCCCTTCGCGAGTCAGGCCGACCGAATAATCGTCCGGCGAACCGGAATCGGTCCGGCTGACGTAAACCGGCGAAAGGTCGCCCAGGAAGGAGTCACCGAACGCTCGGCCGCGAAACATTTCTTGGCCCCCCAGCATCAACAGCCCGCCGCCACGGGATGAAACAAATCGGCGAACCATTTCAAGTTGGTCTTGTGAAAAGAACTCCGGTTCGATGTCATCGATGATCAACGCGTCGAACCCGAACAGTTCCTCTTCGACCTTCGGGAACCCCGACGCGAGTTCTTCGGTTTCCTTGACGCCGATTCGAATCATCACCGGTTCGTCGTACTGCTCGGCGGTTTCTTCGGCGTCGTCACCAAGTCCTTGAAACAGAGGGTTGGTGCTGGAAACTTCCTTGTCGCGGAAACTGAATTTGGGCTCCTTGTTGGCCATTCGAATCAGACCGGTCAATTCGACTTCGGCGTCTTCCGAGATCGCACGTCGCAGAAACTTGAATTCCCAGTTCGGCCGACCGGCGACGTAGAGCACACGGTACGGACCGCCCTGGCGATCGACCGCGATCAAACGGGTGTTGTTGACCAGCGTGGTTTCAGACGACGGCGTGTCCATCAATTCATCCAGCTGGTCGAACGCCGCCCGATCGACTTCGCGGAACAAGTCGACACGATAGAACCGCAACCCGACGTCGGCGGGGCGGAACTGAAACGACACGCTGAACGTTTTTTCGTCCGACCGCAGCGGCACGGTTTTCTCTTCAACCACCGATTGCAGCGCGACGTCGGTTAATCTCGCGATGGCTTGACCGGGAAACGACCCATCGATCGCGAATTGCACGGCCAACGTGACGGGCGAGATTTCAAAATTGGTCTGTCGCACCGTGGTGCTGGTGATTCGCAAATCATTCAGCCCCGTCGTTCGGCTGGGGATCACGGGGTAAACCGGAAACTTCAACTCCGGCAACTCCTCCAGTTCCTCCGCGACGCCGGCAACATTGCCATCGGTCATCAGCAACACGCCGGCGACGGGGCGGCCTTCCAGTCGCCGCGAAAGCTCGCCGAGGTTTTCCACCAATCGGCTGCCCGTCCCACCGCGGCGCAAATCGGCGACTTCACTGGCGCTGGACAATCGCTTGTCGAATCCATAGATCCGCGTTTCGAACAATTGGGCCATCGATGAAAACACTGGCGAATCGGCCGCCATGTCGGTCTCGATCCGATCGCGCCACGATTCGTCCGAGCGGCCGATCTTCAGGTCCATGCTGCCGCTGGTGTCGACGACGATCGGCAACAGATTCGCCCGCGGACGCGGACGCTCGCCGCGCTGCATCGGTTGCAACAAGCAAACCGCCAACAATGCGATCGCGATCACTTTCAACGTGACACCCAGCCAAGCCGTCCGAACCCGACGACCACCACTGGTGGCGTAGTTCCACAGCACCAGGAATGTCAACACCGTCCCGATGACGATCGCGGGGACCGTCCACCGGGGCGAACCGATGACCAGTTCGGCGATGAAGACAGGATACGATTCGAAAACCATGCTCACCTCGGCGACTCCATCAAACCCGTCTCGACATCCGCACTGCCAAGGTTCTCGTAGTAGCGACGCACGGCATCGGTGAATTGAGCCGGCACCGGATCGCGATCGATCGGTACGAGTTCATTCTTGGAAGCCGTGCGCCGAAGCAGTTCGGCGCGGACCTCTTGTTTCAATTCTCGCAGCGGTTCGGCCACCAAGTCTTCGACCAGTTCCCATTTCGGCGCCTCGCCGTGACGTTTCATTTCGGTTCGCATTTGACGGACACGATCGCGAATACTGTTCGCCCTCGCTCGCAGGTCCGCATCGCCGACCATTTCTTCGACGTCCCGCATCTGATCCGACCATTCGCGGAAGTCTCCGGTCAGCGGACCGATCGGACCTCCGCCCTCGCTGGGTGATTCAGCGGCGAAACGGCCCCCGGCAGAATCCTGGCGTGATTGCGGCGAATCGGACGACTGCTGCGGTCCACCACGCAACCCCGGCTGCTGACGTTGACCTTGTTGCTGGCCTTGTTGCTGGCCGCCCTGCTGACCTTGCTGC
Encoded here:
- the gltB gene encoding glutamate synthase large subunit; translation: MTSTKEIEMRDPLFHLPKKQGLYDPEHEKDACGVGFIAHIKGVPSHQNVLDADEILRAMDHRGACGCEPNTGDGCGMMCGLPHKFLAKVAKEDLGVDLPEPGRFSAGLVFLPQDAAERAECKQTIEKLIADRGQVFYGWRDVHQATDFADVGPTARAAEPVIEQLFVGAADGLKGEAFERELYMIRKRASHLLRGSKTLKQALMFYICSLSTKVIIYKGMLTPAQLLPYYPDLRDPDFKTHLAMVHSRFSTNTFPSWDRAQPLRFMSHNGEINTLRGNSNWMKARQGTAESKLFGDDLQKLFPVVEPDCSDSGTFDNVLEFLLMNGRTLQEAIMMMVPEAWQKHDSMSEDKRAFYEYFSCMMEPWDGPASIAFTDGSYIGATLDRNGLRPSRYYVTHDDRVIMASEVGVLPVDPAIVKEKGRLQPGKMFLIDFEQGRLIPDEELKTNFAKAMPYGDWLRQERIRLSDLHPEAEPHGFDSDTLLHRMQAFGYTSETMNFMLRPLVRDLRDPVGSMGNDSALACLSDKPRMIYDYFKQLFAQVTNPAIDSIREEVIMSLECYIGPEQNLLDATPAHCHRLLVEHPILTNEELAALSHINHEGWQSRVIDITFDRSEGKAGLQATLDRISAEAESAADAGIELVVLSDRKIGPDRVPVSALLAVGAVHHHLVKQAKRTRIGLVVETGEAREVHHHCLLIGYGADAINPYLAFEALWQARRDALMDPSLDDDKIVAAYRKGVAKGMLKVMAKMGISTLQSYKGAQIFEALGLKDEVIGKCFVGTASRIQGVSFDVIAEETLRRHALGYPKRKSDNLPTLPNLGEYHWRAEGEKHAWSPDSIADLQIAARNNNEDAYWKFAGKINSDNRSRCTLRGLLRFKETGNSIPLEEVQPASEIVKRFCTGAMSFGSISAESHETLAIAMNRLGGKSNTGEGGEDPLRFQPLENGDSKRSAIKQVASGRFGVTIEYLTNADEIQIKISQGAKPGEGGELPGKKVDNNIARIRYSTPGVGLISPPPHHDIYSIEDLAQLIHDLKNANRAARISVKLVSEVGVGVIASGVAKAFADHILISGDTGGTGASPLTSIKHAGLPWELGIAETHQVLVLNNLRSRVVLQTDGGLKTGRDVVIAALLGAEEFGFSTAPLITLGCIMMRKCHLNTCPVGIATQDPYLREKFSGKPEHVVNYLFMVAEEARRIMAELGFRTIDEMVGRSDVLHTDDAIKHWKADGLDLTAILRVATKPNPDVKVICSQAQDHGLEKSLDMTVLLDKARESIQTKEPIVIESPIININRTVGTILSNEVAKVYGQMGLPDDTIRLQLTGSAGQSLGAFLAHGITIDLEGDANDYVGKGLSGGRIIVYPPKQSSFKSQDNILVGNVCLYGATGGEAFFRGRAAERFCVRNSGAKTVVEGVGDHGCEYMTGGRVVILGETGRNFAAGMSGGIAYVWDRAGDFNIKCNLALVELERIDDPDEEAEIKELITRHKQYTGSEVAAEALEDWETFLSQCVKVMPVDYKRVLLAQKEQATPVG
- a CDS encoding LysR family transcriptional regulator — translated: MQLRTLEIFCDVAQLRSFSKAAEARGVTQSAASQAIQHLEESLGVQLIDRSTRPLSLTAAGTNYHGGLREILAEYHRLEERVITAGRGLSGPLHVAAIYSVGLSYMPEAIEEFGHLYPDVDVRIGYCQNEAVIRNVVNGDAEIGLVSFPKANKQLVVVPWQKEPVRLVCASKHPLARRSEAELSDLDGIEMIGFDRSLELRRMIDATLKRSGIRVDFRNEFDNADSLVRAIQANDGAGFLPEAAVRRETATGALRVVACRALRMVRPLGIVFRRSGRPSAAGYEFGSLLLGRPLEPDRDKRGGRSRHKSQSQGPPIVPGTSVVA